Proteins found in one bacterium genomic segment:
- a CDS encoding glycogen/starch/alpha-glucan phosphorylase produces the protein MAKTEINVKKTRKPAGSTSEPVKSDDLRQYRTLDTVEAIKLSFENHLRYTLARDQYSATDRDRYIALAMAVRDRLIGRWMQTSQTYTARNVKRVYYLSLEYLIGRAMGNNVINLGIDEKVSQAMSELGLDWNYLRDLERDAALGNGGLGRLAACFIDSLATLELPGYGYGIRYDYGIFRQALRNGNQVEEPDNWLRDGTPWDIERPEYQYPVHFGGEVKDDKDDQGRQICRWVNHDTIIGMPYDFPVAGYGNNTVNNLRLWTARASEEFDLSFFNNGDYIRAYEQKILRENITKILYPNDRIEQGRELRFKQQYFFVSCSVQDILRRFRVNNTDWRVLPDKVAIQLNDTHPAIGISEMMRLLIDVNGLDWDLAWDLTTRVFGYTNHTIMPEALEKWPTRMFEDLLPRHLTIIYEINRRFLRQVMNKFPNDHERLNRMSLIEEGHEKQVRMANLAVVGSHKVNGVAALHSELLRETLFKDFFELWPQKFTNMTNGITQRRWLLKSNPALAALITKKIGDGWIKDLYQLKKLERFTKDAEFKADLRRIKRDNKVRLADYIRVAHGVEIDPDSLFDVQVKRMHEYKRQLLNCLHILHRYTQIKKNPDAFVLPRTFIFGGKAAPGYAMAKLIIKLINDLSAVINTDPDVRGRMKVVFLSDYRVSLAERIIPASDLSEQISTAGTEASGTGNMKFALNGALTIGTLDGANIEIREEVGADNFFLFGKTVQEVEALRAAGYHPWDYYNSDESIRTIIECLSGDFINLEQPGLYHSIREALLEHGDHYMHLADFQSYIQAQQLVDETYQDEDRWSRMVLMNIANMGKFSSDRTITEYSRDVWNIKPCPIELPK, from the coding sequence ATGGCTAAAACTGAAATAAACGTAAAAAAAACCCGCAAACCCGCCGGCTCCACCTCGGAACCTGTTAAATCCGATGATTTGCGTCAATACCGCACCCTGGACACCGTTGAAGCGATCAAGTTGAGCTTTGAGAACCACTTGCGGTACACCTTGGCCCGCGACCAGTATTCAGCGACCGACCGCGACCGGTACATCGCCCTTGCCATGGCGGTCCGCGACCGCCTGATCGGGCGCTGGATGCAAACCAGCCAGACCTATACCGCCCGCAACGTCAAGCGCGTCTACTATCTATCGCTGGAATATCTGATCGGGCGCGCCATGGGAAACAACGTGATCAACCTCGGCATTGACGAGAAGGTCTCCCAGGCCATGTCGGAGCTGGGTCTCGACTGGAACTACCTGCGCGATCTCGAGCGGGATGCCGCCCTCGGCAACGGCGGTCTCGGCCGGCTGGCCGCCTGCTTCATCGACTCCCTGGCCACTCTGGAACTCCCCGGCTACGGCTACGGGATCCGGTATGACTACGGCATCTTCCGCCAGGCCCTGCGTAACGGCAACCAGGTCGAAGAGCCGGACAACTGGCTGCGCGATGGAACCCCGTGGGATATCGAGCGACCGGAGTACCAGTACCCCGTCCACTTCGGAGGCGAAGTGAAGGACGACAAGGACGACCAGGGGCGCCAGATCTGCCGCTGGGTGAATCATGACACCATTATCGGCATGCCCTACGACTTCCCGGTGGCGGGCTACGGAAACAACACGGTCAACAACCTGCGCCTGTGGACGGCCCGGGCCTCTGAGGAATTCGACCTGTCGTTCTTCAACAACGGTGATTATATCCGCGCCTATGAGCAGAAGATCCTCCGCGAAAACATCACCAAGATCCTCTACCCCAACGACCGCATCGAACAGGGCCGGGAGCTCCGCTTCAAGCAGCAGTACTTCTTTGTCTCCTGCTCGGTTCAGGACATCCTGCGCCGGTTCCGCGTCAATAACACCGACTGGCGCGTGCTGCCCGACAAGGTGGCCATTCAGCTGAATGACACCCATCCGGCCATCGGCATCTCCGAAATGATGCGCCTCCTCATTGATGTCAACGGCCTGGATTGGGACCTGGCCTGGGATCTGACCACCCGGGTGTTCGGCTACACCAACCACACCATCATGCCCGAGGCGCTGGAAAAATGGCCCACCCGCATGTTTGAGGATCTGCTCCCGCGGCATCTGACCATCATCTATGAAATCAACCGCCGCTTCCTGCGTCAGGTTATGAACAAGTTCCCGAACGACCACGAGCGGCTGAACCGCATGTCGCTTATCGAGGAAGGGCATGAAAAGCAGGTCCGCATGGCCAACCTCGCCGTCGTCGGCAGCCATAAGGTCAACGGCGTAGCAGCCCTGCATTCGGAATTGCTGCGGGAAACCCTGTTCAAGGATTTCTTCGAACTGTGGCCGCAGAAGTTCACCAACATGACCAACGGCATTACCCAGCGGCGCTGGCTGCTCAAGAGTAATCCTGCCCTGGCCGCCCTGATCACCAAAAAAATCGGCGACGGCTGGATCAAGGATCTCTATCAGCTCAAGAAGCTGGAGCGTTTCACCAAGGACGCCGAATTCAAGGCGGACCTGCGCCGGATCAAGCGGGACAACAAGGTCCGCCTGGCCGACTACATCCGCGTGGCACACGGGGTGGAGATTGATCCTGATTCGCTGTTTGACGTCCAGGTCAAGCGTATGCATGAGTACAAGCGCCAGCTCCTGAACTGCCTCCACATCCTGCACCGCTATACGCAGATCAAGAAGAACCCCGACGCGTTCGTCCTACCCCGGACCTTCATCTTCGGCGGCAAGGCGGCGCCGGGTTACGCCATGGCGAAGCTGATCATCAAACTCATTAACGACCTCTCCGCCGTGATCAACACCGATCCCGATGTGCGGGGCCGCATGAAGGTGGTCTTCCTGAGCGATTACCGCGTGTCCCTGGCCGAGCGGATTATCCCGGCCAGCGATCTCAGCGAACAGATCAGTACCGCCGGCACCGAGGCCAGCGGCACGGGCAATATGAAATTCGCACTCAACGGGGCCCTCACCATCGGGACACTCGATGGAGCCAACATCGAAATCCGCGAGGAAGTCGGTGCTGACAACTTCTTCCTCTTCGGGAAAACCGTTCAGGAGGTCGAGGCCCTGCGCGCCGCCGGGTATCACCCCTGGGACTACTACAACAGCGATGAATCCATCCGGACGATTATTGAATGCCTGTCCGGCGACTTCATCAACCTGGAGCAACCGGGTCTCTACCACTCCATCCGGGAAGCACTCCTGGAACATGGCGACCACTACATGCATCTGGCGGACTTCCAGTCCTATATCCAGGCCCAGCAACTGGTTGACGAGACTTATCAGGACGAGGACCGATGGAGCCGGATGGTGCTGATGAATATCGCCAATATGGGCAAATTCAGTTCAGACCGCACCATCACGGAATATTCGCGGGATGTCTGGAACATCAAGCCCTGCCCCATCGAGTTGCCGAAGTGA
- a CDS encoding sigma-70 family RNA polymerase sigma factor gives MTDRHEMDCDLVARSREGDEAAYAQLMDYYRGPILNFVYRLVGNQDEAEDTAQEVFVRAYQKLGRFTFRTSRDRFSTWLFQLARNAAIDVLRRRQRRPVQSLDEFPQLSPMAVGDPAVEAGDKERERAIAAAMAALPEDQRVALVLSVYEGQSYAEIAEVMESSVKSVESRIYRARQCLRQQLGPYLN, from the coding sequence ATGACCGACCGGCATGAGATGGATTGCGACTTGGTAGCCAGATCCCGCGAAGGGGATGAGGCGGCTTATGCCCAGCTCATGGATTACTACCGGGGGCCCATCCTTAACTTTGTTTACCGGTTGGTGGGGAATCAGGATGAGGCGGAGGATACGGCCCAGGAGGTATTTGTCCGGGCCTACCAGAAACTGGGCCGTTTCACCTTTCGCACGTCACGGGACCGGTTCTCAACCTGGTTGTTTCAACTCGCCCGCAATGCGGCGATTGATGTCCTGAGACGACGGCAACGAAGGCCGGTTCAGTCACTGGACGAATTTCCGCAACTCTCGCCCATGGCGGTCGGCGACCCCGCCGTGGAGGCGGGTGACAAGGAGCGGGAACGGGCCATTGCTGCTGCGATGGCTGCGCTCCCCGAAGACCAACGCGTCGCTTTGGTGTTGTCGGTTTACGAAGGACAATCCTACGCCGAGATTGCCGAGGTGATGGAGTCATCGGTCAAATCCGTTGAATCACGGATTTACCGGGCCCGCCAATGTCTGCGCCAGCAATTGGGTCCTTACCTTAATTAA
- a CDS encoding efflux RND transporter permease subunit: MIKKLIEFSAHNRFLVIGLVVAAVAYAVFTMQNIPLDAIPDLSDTQVIVYTKWDRSPDIMEDQVTYPIIAALLGAPNVKAIRGFSDFGFSYVYVIFQDGTDIYWARSRVNEYLSKIRGTLPPNITPELGPDATGVGWVFEYALVDKSGKHTLAELRTFQDWVLRTALQSVPGVAEVAGIGGFQKQYQVTVDPNQLRSYGLSLMELTESIRRNNNEVGGRLIEWSGREYMVRGRGYVKSTDDLGKVVVKASPRGTPVLLRDVAAVELGPQIRRGLADLNGNGDAVGGIVVMRHGENAMNVIKRVKAKLEDLKPSLPDGVEVVTTYDRSDLIGKSIDTLKDELLLEMIVVSLVIMFFLWHIPSASVPIVTIPISIAVAFIPMYFMGLTSNIMSLSGIAISIGVLVDGAIVEVENAYKRLDLWQEQGRAGNYRDVLLEAIKEVAPSVFFSLLVIAVSFLPVFTLVDQEGRLFKPLAYTKTLVIAVAALLAVTLDPAVRMMFVRMEPFKFRFRPLAWLMNGLFVGKYYSEERHPVSRLLFKLYEPPCRWVLRHPKTVIALSVLIVVSTVPVYMKLGTEFMPPLNEGVILYMPTTLPGISVTEAQRLLETQDRLLKAFPEVVSVFGKAGRADTSTDPAPFSMMETTVVLKPPSEWRPKARWFTNWAPGPVRAVLGHIWPEHMSWEDLINEMDAAVQIPGSINAWTMPIKGRIDMLSTGVRTPIGIKIFGSDLAEIERLGKQIEGTLRKVPGTRSIFAERATGGFFVDFTPKREALARYGLTLTDVQDVIMTAVGGENVSTTIEGRERYSINVRYPRDLRENVDQLERIPVRTMTGAQVPISELADITLVNGPSMIRDENGMLAGYVYVDITGRDVGGYVNEAKEVVAKELKLPTGYSLSWSGQYENMIRVRERLKVVIPVTILLIFLLLYLNTKSAFKAMVVMLAVPFSVVGAVWLMYLLGYNISIAAWVGMIALMGLDAETGVFMLLFLDLSYEKARQEGRLRNLADLHEAIIHGAVKRIRPKLMTVAAASMGLMPIMWSTGTGADLMKRVAAPMVGGLFTSFLMELLVYPAIFLLWRSRSLKKESNREDFN, from the coding sequence GTGATCAAGAAACTCATTGAATTCAGCGCTCATAATCGTTTTCTAGTCATCGGACTGGTGGTGGCGGCAGTGGCCTATGCCGTATTCACCATGCAGAATATCCCGCTGGATGCGATCCCGGACCTGAGCGACACGCAGGTCATTGTTTACACGAAATGGGACCGCAGTCCGGACATCATGGAGGATCAGGTCACCTATCCGATCATTGCCGCCTTGCTCGGTGCCCCGAACGTCAAGGCCATCCGCGGGTTCAGTGATTTCGGGTTTTCCTATGTTTACGTGATCTTCCAGGATGGCACCGACATCTACTGGGCCCGGAGCCGGGTGAACGAATACCTTTCAAAAATTCGCGGCACCCTGCCGCCCAACATCACACCGGAACTCGGCCCTGACGCCACCGGCGTGGGATGGGTCTTTGAGTATGCGCTCGTGGACAAGTCCGGCAAGCACACCCTGGCTGAACTCCGGACCTTTCAGGACTGGGTATTACGCACCGCGCTTCAAAGTGTGCCCGGGGTCGCCGAGGTGGCGGGCATTGGCGGGTTCCAGAAACAGTATCAGGTCACCGTGGACCCCAACCAACTCCGGAGTTACGGGCTCTCCCTGATGGAGTTGACCGAAAGCATCCGCCGCAACAACAACGAGGTCGGCGGTCGACTCATCGAGTGGAGCGGGCGGGAATACATGGTACGGGGCCGCGGTTACGTTAAATCCACTGACGATCTCGGCAAGGTCGTCGTCAAGGCGAGCCCCCGGGGGACACCGGTCCTGTTGCGTGATGTCGCCGCTGTAGAGCTCGGACCGCAGATCCGCCGGGGCCTCGCAGACCTGAACGGGAATGGGGACGCGGTGGGCGGCATTGTCGTCATGCGGCATGGCGAGAACGCCATGAACGTCATTAAGCGGGTGAAGGCCAAGCTGGAGGATCTCAAGCCGTCCCTGCCCGACGGGGTCGAAGTCGTCACGACCTATGACCGCTCAGACCTGATCGGGAAGTCCATTGACACCCTCAAGGATGAACTCCTCCTGGAAATGATCGTCGTCAGCCTGGTCATCATGTTCTTCCTCTGGCACATCCCGTCCGCCAGCGTCCCGATTGTCACGATTCCCATATCCATCGCGGTCGCCTTCATTCCCATGTATTTCATGGGGCTGACCTCCAACATCATGAGTCTGTCCGGCATCGCGATTTCGATCGGCGTCCTGGTCGACGGGGCCATTGTCGAAGTGGAGAACGCCTACAAACGACTCGACCTCTGGCAAGAGCAGGGCCGGGCCGGGAATTACCGCGACGTCCTGCTCGAGGCCATCAAGGAAGTGGCCCCTTCGGTGTTCTTCTCGCTGCTGGTCATTGCCGTTTCATTCCTGCCGGTCTTCACACTCGTCGACCAGGAAGGCCGCCTCTTCAAGCCCCTCGCCTATACGAAAACCCTGGTCATTGCCGTGGCGGCGTTGCTGGCTGTTACGCTTGATCCGGCCGTCAGGATGATGTTCGTGCGGATGGAGCCTTTCAAATTCCGGTTCCGCCCGCTGGCATGGCTGATGAATGGCCTTTTCGTGGGCAAATACTATTCAGAAGAGCGGCATCCGGTGAGTCGGCTGCTTTTCAAGCTGTATGAGCCCCCCTGTCGCTGGGTCCTGCGCCATCCGAAAACCGTGATTGCCCTTTCCGTCCTGATCGTCGTATCCACGGTGCCGGTCTACATGAAACTGGGGACCGAGTTCATGCCGCCGCTGAATGAAGGGGTTATCCTTTACATGCCGACGACGCTGCCGGGCATCTCGGTGACCGAGGCCCAGCGGCTCCTGGAAACCCAGGACCGTCTTCTCAAGGCCTTCCCGGAAGTGGTCTCGGTGTTTGGCAAGGCAGGCCGCGCCGACACCTCCACCGATCCGGCCCCCTTCTCCATGATGGAAACCACGGTCGTGTTAAAGCCCCCTTCAGAATGGCGCCCCAAGGCGCGTTGGTTCACGAATTGGGCGCCCGGACCGGTGCGGGCGGTCCTGGGCCATATCTGGCCGGAACATATGTCCTGGGAGGATCTGATCAATGAAATGGACGCCGCCGTCCAGATTCCCGGGAGCATCAACGCCTGGACCATGCCAATCAAAGGACGCATCGACATGCTGTCAACGGGCGTCCGCACCCCCATCGGCATCAAGATCTTCGGCTCGGACCTCGCCGAGATCGAGCGTCTGGGTAAACAAATTGAAGGGACCCTACGCAAGGTGCCCGGCACCCGCAGTATCTTTGCGGAGCGGGCAACGGGCGGCTTCTTTGTCGATTTCACCCCTAAGCGGGAGGCCCTCGCCCGCTATGGATTGACCCTCACCGATGTCCAGGACGTGATCATGACCGCCGTGGGGGGCGAAAACGTCTCGACCACCATTGAGGGGCGCGAACGATACTCGATCAACGTGCGTTATCCGCGCGATCTCCGGGAGAATGTGGATCAGCTCGAACGCATCCCGGTCAGGACGATGACCGGGGCTCAAGTCCCCATCTCCGAACTCGCCGACATCACGCTCGTCAATGGCCCCTCCATGATCCGTGATGAAAACGGCATGCTGGCCGGTTACGTTTATGTCGACATCACAGGACGTGATGTTGGCGGATACGTCAATGAAGCCAAAGAAGTGGTGGCGAAGGAACTGAAACTCCCGACCGGATACTCACTTTCATGGAGTGGCCAGTATGAGAATATGATTCGCGTACGGGAGCGGCTGAAAGTCGTCATCCCCGTCACCATTCTCCTCATCTTCCTGCTGCTCTACCTGAATACAAAATCCGCGTTTAAGGCGATGGTGGTGATGCTGGCGGTACCCTTCTCGGTCGTCGGCGCCGTCTGGTTGATGTATCTGCTGGGCTACAATATCTCCATTGCGGCGTGGGTGGGGATGATTGCCCTGATGGGCCTCGACGCCGAGACGGGTGTATTCATGTTACTGTTTCTCGATTTGTCGTACGAGAAAGCGCGCCAGGAGGGCCGGCTACGGAATCTCGCCGACTTACACGAAGCGATCATTCACGGGGCCGTTAAACGGATTCGCCCCAAACTGATGACCGTAGCGGCCGCCAGCATGGGGCTGATGCCGATCATGTGGTCCACCGGAACCGGAGCGGACCTGATGAAACGCGTCGCCGCCCCCATGGTCGGCGGGCTATTCACTTCGTTCCTGATGGAACTGCTGGTTTACCCGGCGATCTTCCTGCTCTGGCGGTCGCGTTCGCTAAAAAAAGAGAGCAACCGCGAAGATTTTAATTAA
- a CDS encoding efflux RND transporter periplasmic adaptor subunit translates to MKTKRCMLIALLVLAAGATLFTPGCSRNHSEQPAAITSTYHCPMHPTVVSDKPGDCPICGMKLVPIEGEKHQATALPGLATVSLLPDARQRMGLTLGTVEKRSMARTIRTPARIAVDETQLYRVTTKVEGWVEQLFVAVSGQTVRRGDPLLTIYSPQLVSAQQEYLSALQAAGTLSTASGEAAEGASSLMESARQRLHLWDISDEQIARLEKTRQIEKTLTLYSPANGYVTEKNVLAGQKIMTGESLMVVADLSIVWGDADIYESDLPYVKTGMPMTLTFPYWPGKTFSGTVSFISPSLNKDTRTLTIRLEIPNPESLLKLEMYATANLNYPLGEKLAAPESAIMRTGERDYAFRDTGDGKLVPVKVDVGLRSAGFYEIRSGLNEGDRVVTSANFLVDSESSMRAALEAVAGELP, encoded by the coding sequence ATGAAAACAAAACGATGCATGCTGATCGCTCTTCTGGTCCTGGCCGCGGGCGCAACCCTCTTCACTCCGGGCTGCTCCCGGAACCATTCAGAACAACCGGCCGCCATCACCTCAACATACCATTGTCCCATGCACCCTACCGTGGTCTCCGATAAACCCGGTGACTGCCCCATCTGCGGGATGAAACTCGTGCCGATCGAGGGGGAGAAACATCAGGCCACGGCCCTCCCGGGACTGGCAACGGTGTCCCTGCTGCCGGACGCCCGCCAGCGCATGGGGCTCACTCTGGGAACGGTTGAAAAGCGTTCCATGGCGCGCACCATCCGGACTCCGGCACGGATCGCCGTGGATGAAACCCAGCTGTATCGCGTTACCACAAAGGTGGAGGGTTGGGTGGAGCAGTTGTTTGTTGCAGTAAGCGGCCAGACTGTCCGCCGAGGCGATCCGTTACTGACGATATACAGTCCGCAACTGGTCTCGGCCCAACAGGAATACCTGAGCGCTTTGCAGGCCGCCGGCACGCTCTCTACCGCCAGCGGGGAGGCCGCCGAAGGCGCCAGCTCTTTGATGGAGTCAGCAAGGCAGCGGCTTCACCTCTGGGACATCAGCGACGAACAGATTGCCCGGCTTGAAAAAACACGCCAGATCGAAAAAACGCTAACCCTTTATTCCCCGGCCAATGGCTATGTGACGGAAAAGAACGTGCTGGCAGGACAGAAAATCATGACCGGCGAGTCACTGATGGTGGTGGCCGATCTTTCGATCGTTTGGGGCGATGCCGACATCTACGAATCCGACCTTCCCTACGTCAAAACAGGAATGCCCATGACCCTGACATTCCCCTACTGGCCCGGAAAAACGTTTAGCGGCACGGTGAGTTTTATATCCCCTTCGCTCAATAAGGACACACGCACCCTCACCATCCGGCTGGAAATCCCCAATCCTGAATCCCTGTTGAAACTGGAAATGTACGCTACGGCCAATCTGAATTATCCGCTGGGCGAAAAACTGGCGGCTCCGGAATCCGCCATCATGCGCACAGGCGAACGGGACTATGCCTTCCGCGACACAGGGGATGGGAAGCTTGTTCCCGTCAAGGTGGACGTCGGCTTACGAAGTGCCGGCTTTTACGAGATCCGGTCGGGATTGAACGAAGGGGATCGCGTCGTGACTTCCGCCAACTTCCTGGTGGACTCGGAATCCTCGATGCGCGCCGCACTGGAGGCAGTCGCAGGAGAACTCCCGTGA
- a CDS encoding TolC family protein, which translates to MRNSILISGLLAWASIATATELPIATHLTLTTALDLAFRDNAELQSLRARGEAMQERPAQAGALANPMFTYSGMDRASGGTWPNTGEKRFMVQQEFPWIGKRGLREGIAIKDAEVMQRELETMTRDVMMMVKERYFDLYAVQRVIAITREEESVIRRLVKVTETLYATGERSQVDVLKAQSEITLLKQKLLETLAQENTLNAKLNTLLNRQVDTPIGTVTTSPNTEFGTNMDLLYAMAATNRPEIQAAQSQVERYELEKKLMSKESVPDYKLGLEYRDIEASDNMVMFTISVDLPIRRETYRAGVREAEKMRVSSQAAREAAEHQSALDVQDAHFKLVTAQRTLALYRTELIPQALSRFNASEAGYRTGKVDFMDLLESERFLLGAKIMEAMAEGALGMQAARMERALGASLPASRLTEVNAQ; encoded by the coding sequence ATGCGAAATTCAATACTCATCTCCGGATTACTGGCCTGGGCCTCGATCGCAACAGCGACCGAACTGCCGATCGCCACCCACCTCACGCTGACCACCGCCCTGGACCTCGCCTTTCGCGACAATGCCGAGCTCCAGAGCTTGCGTGCCAGAGGGGAGGCCATGCAGGAACGGCCGGCTCAAGCCGGAGCGTTAGCCAACCCGATGTTCACCTACAGCGGGATGGATCGAGCCAGCGGAGGGACCTGGCCGAACACCGGTGAAAAACGGTTCATGGTTCAGCAGGAATTCCCGTGGATCGGGAAACGCGGGCTACGCGAAGGCATCGCCATCAAAGATGCCGAAGTGATGCAACGCGAACTCGAAACCATGACACGTGACGTGATGATGATGGTCAAGGAGCGTTACTTCGACCTCTACGCCGTTCAACGGGTAATCGCGATCACAAGGGAAGAGGAATCGGTCATCCGCCGCCTCGTAAAAGTGACTGAAACCCTGTATGCCACTGGCGAACGCTCCCAGGTGGATGTCCTCAAGGCCCAATCTGAAATCACCTTGCTGAAGCAAAAACTCCTGGAAACACTGGCCCAGGAAAACACCCTGAACGCCAAGCTTAACACACTCTTGAACCGCCAGGTGGATACGCCTATCGGAACGGTGACGACTTCACCCAATACCGAATTCGGCACCAATATGGATCTTCTTTACGCCATGGCGGCAACGAACCGGCCAGAAATCCAAGCGGCTCAATCCCAGGTTGAGCGTTACGAGTTGGAGAAGAAATTGATGTCAAAGGAATCGGTCCCGGACTACAAGCTCGGCCTTGAATACCGCGATATTGAAGCCAGCGACAATATGGTGATGTTCACGATCAGCGTGGATCTTCCCATCCGTCGGGAGACGTACCGGGCGGGAGTTCGGGAGGCGGAGAAAATGCGGGTCTCCAGCCAGGCGGCACGTGAAGCCGCAGAACATCAAAGCGCCCTCGACGTCCAGGACGCCCACTTCAAGTTGGTGACGGCACAACGTACGCTCGCCCTGTACCGCACCGAACTGATCCCGCAGGCGCTGTCCCGCTTCAACGCCAGCGAAGCGGGTTACCGCACGGGCAAGGTGGATTTCATGGATCTACTCGAAAGTGAACGATTTCTGTTGGGCGCAAAAATAATGGAAGCCATGGCGGAAGGCGCCCTGGGCATGCAGGCCGCCCGGATGGAACGGGCCCTGGGGGCTTCACTGCCCGCAAGCCGTCTGACGGAGGTAAACGCACAATGA